The sequence below is a genomic window from Tachysurus vachellii isolate PV-2020 chromosome 2, HZAU_Pvac_v1, whole genome shotgun sequence.
TTCTGGATGGTAGAGGAACATGGACACCAGGCACtggtattttaaattaaaacctCCTGAGATAAAAATCTCTCCTCCCCAGACGACAGCTGCATGGCCGCTCAGAGGCTGGTCCAACAAATGTGTgaagctaaaataaaacacagaagctttcttttgtttgtgaaATCCAATTCAGCAATAATTAAGCTCTGTTAAAATCACTGGTGAACTTTTAAAAGGAGGACTATTTTAggaagattttaaaaataaacctgtaGTGGATATTGTTGTCTGCAGTCTTACTGTTCATTCcaagtaaatataatttaaacatCTGTGGTTTTACATATGTGTGTAAACTGTATACCTTTGTAACGAAACATATTTGTTTTGCTGTCCCTTAGTCTCCTTATGATTTATTATGATTACTAGGGAAATCTGAGTACACTTACATACACTAAATAAAGGTAGTCTCTTACCTCCAGGTGTCCGTTTCAACTGAGTATTTTTCCACACTGTCCAAATTAGTTCTGATATCCCTGTCTCCTCCAATAGCATACAGACTGCCCTCCCTCACCACCATGCTAAAGTTACTCCTGTGCTCCTGCATATCTGACAGTCTGTCCCATGAGTTGTTTAAAGGGTCATACCTGTgtcagattttgtgtgtgtgcattatgcaaaagaaaaaaaatagattaggACATGTtagaaacaaatacaaaacaaaagagtGCAGTATTAACCCTTATGTAGTGATTATTAGTTTGTGATAAAAATCACATCactatttaatgtttttatcacattgtacaaaaaaaaacatcaggctAACCATAAATTATAAAGTTACATggtttatagtttataattaTAAACCATTTacaattgtgtaaaaaaaaaaaaaaaatcgtatgaaaataaatgaaccaGAAAGACGTGTTGGGTTCAAGCTGGGAAAAACGATTTAACTTTAATGCCTCATCAACATGGAGCATTTAATACTtatgctctttatttttatgccaCTTCTATATAACTTTGAGATATAGCCATATTGGAAGTTGTTtgtgcaatatttatttatttatttatttatttatttatttatttatttatgttcattgCTGTTGTATCTCTTGGTACATTCTTGGCCAGGTCACTAAGAGATTTAAtctcagtgagttttttttatcttggtgAAATGAAGGCTACGAACTAACTAACAAATTATATGTGAAACATATGTAACAATGAATAATATGAAACAAATcacataaaggaaaaaaaaacaaatctggtATGTAACCATGTGCTGTACatgtaaaaatatgaaactAAATTTGAAAAATTATTATATGAAGATGAATTGTTGTTTTATGAAATGTAAATAGTTTGGCAAATTACATATGGAAAAACACTTGCACACAATCCAAATAGTTTTTTAGCAAGTTTGGGAAGTCATGATAAAAAACTATAATatgaaactagatttgtaaagttcgtggcaacaaactttgatgttggctttgacgaggcaagtattcgcaaaggccagtgctttttggaggcaagtggacataagggtcagtgtcacttttggaggcaagtggacataaaacttgtgaaatctagtggagcgctagggtgccaaaacatttggagacaagtggagacaagcatgtgatgtcatccaaaaacctgtgacgcaattcccctccttgggctgagtgttttgatatgccacatgtccatgttgtgctaatgtttttgttttcacgtgacatTACGTaacatcatgtgacgtcatcagaatacccgtgaggaagttcccctcattgttctgagtgttttgatatgtcacatgtccatgttgtaaaaagtttttttgattttgcatattttggggcggggctgcgggacaaccgaaaggccagtcggtacaccaatttaaaagtttgttcagagtatcaccctaaaggagctggccgagtttggtgtagatagttcgaaagcttgccgagttataaacctccaaattctataatgggagtctatgggaaaaaaggccattttgagacccggtaccagaagtaccggtactcggatcgcttagaaaagtaatagcaacaaacttcagaccagggtctacaacatatttgaatttggttcatgtggctcgaaagccctaggaggagttactcttgatactccaagcttaaataggaaaacagaatgttggcttctacaaagccaacataattatcaTGATAATGTCTTAACTATAACATACCTGTATGCAGATTTCATTGTGTCTGCCTTAGAATAATAATAGCAGCCTCCTGCCACGTAGAGCTTTTTGTGGAGTACACTGATTCCATGCCTAAACCTGGCTTGCTCTGGCATCTCACCCAGAATCTTCCACTCCATATCCTTAACCAACCCTGTACCGCTACGCAGGGAGTTAGCAAACCACATCTGCTTGCTTGGAAGCCTTTGGCCTTCATCTTGATTTAATTGATCGCCTCCAACAACAAGAAGAACATCTTTGGGGTAACGTATGCGGTGCTGAACTACAGAACTGGAGTCTCCGAATCCAAATTCTTTTAGTGCTGTGTGGTACAGATAtacatcatcaccaccactacACTCCATCTGCAGGTTAACAGCTCGGACCTCACGAAACTCACGGAAAGTCATGAGTGGAAAGCGCACACCTGTCATTACTTCCTGGGCTTGACATAGCCTTTGGGTTGGTTCAGCCTCGATCCATGCCACCACTGCCCTGAAGACTGCCAGTTCAGACTGAACGCATAAGGCATCACGTCTCAGAAGGTCTAATAGCTTCTCAGTCGGCAGCTCCAGGAACTTTGGAGTTGCCGTAACTTCCTGGAAATGCATGAGAATAAAGTCTTCAGCTGTTTCAAGCAAGTCACTAAGCATATACGCCTCAGCAAAGGCAGCCACATCCAGACAGCTGTTGACATCCATTTGCTGTTCCAAATAGTTGAGACAGAGCGACAGAGCGGGTTGGAACTGGAACTGAAGAGCAGTGGAGGTGAGCTCAAAAACACAGCCCCAATCAAGAAACAGATGTCCGCTGTAGCAGCAGTGAAGAAGGGCTTCTAGTTCAGGTGCCCCTATCAGTAGCAGGGACACTGAGGTCTGGTGAGTCTCCTTCATACCGCTGCAGAACATGGCATGGAAGTAGTCGCTGCTGGCACTCAGAATGACCCTGTGTGCTGAGAattgacaaaaaaatgtaaataaaggtcATTGAAATATCCAATATATTATGTCTTCCTAGCTATACTTGTAACCTGCTTTCATAGCGAAACCCCATTGTAGTTTTCTATACATTAACAATAACATTGTTTCCCAACAGAGAAACAAGCTAAACAAGGGTTCTAGATCCATTTTTAAGAGTATATGTATGTTAGAGTGTATCAAATACACGTCAAATGGTCTGGCCCTATAAAGGTTCTTGTTCTCTTGTGGAACATAactgaattcattaaaaaaagaacaaacctcTATTTCACTATATGGCAAAATGGAGCaacaaactgaactgaactcagCTACtgataatatataaaattcttCATTGGATAAGCTAAAATTTGACTCTTTTCAAACCAAGACTCTTTTCAaataactgaatatttattttaagtttcaATGCTGGTAAAGCGCTGCACATGAGTTTTGTAAATGATTTACAATTTGTTGTTATAGACTGAAGTCATTTGgaattcgttcattcattcattcattcatcttctaccgcttatccaaactacctcaggtcacatggagcctgtgcctatctcaggcgtcattgggcatcaaggcaggatacaccctggacggagtgccaacccatcgcagggcacacacacacacacactcattcactcacgcaatcacacactagggataatttttccagagatgccaatcaacctaccatgcatgtctttggaccgggggaggaaaccggagtacccggaggaaacccccaaggcacggggagaacatgcaaactccacacacacaaggtggaggtgggactcgaacccccaaccctggaggtgtgaggcgaacgtgctaaccactaagccaccgtgccccctatcaTTTGGGATTGAGATCAAAAATTAAACATGAGGGGCCAATTGTTCAAAGGTAAGCTGATCGGATTTTGGTTATCGGATTGGATCAAATCTTGAAAATGGGTTGTTCAAAAGGGAAAGAAGAAATCTGAAATCCGATTAGATTACGGAATCCAATCCTAGTTTTAATCTGGATCAAACCTTCAGTTTGTGTTGTTCAAAACTTGTCAGTAGGATTTGGATAACTTTGAtccaaaaaaaacaggattatcCTGATCCCAACAGGGGGTAGGATTTCAAGGTGGATTCCAGGTGGAAAATGttgtaaaactttaaaattggtcaaataatacatttgaatcatttagtgtatatacttttatttatattttgcactTGGCTTGTGTAACAGTGATAAAGTAGCTATAGTAGACATAGGCTACCAATTAAGCTATTCAGTATAGtaaagtaaattattttgttaactATTGGACATttagccattttattttattttttttaagacattttcaaaatatccacaatgtatttgttaatgtatatttgttttttattttttgtgactcAGATTAGGGGTCATAAAAGAAATTATGAATGGAAGTggatgtttgttatttttgtgttttgtctcaaaatataaaacacttaCAGTGACCCCATGCTGGCTCTTCTACCTGTTCTTTCTATAGCTGGTAGCCCACGTTGTGATATGTTGTCCCACTTAGAGCACAGGTAATCCGGATTTGGTAATCTTGAAAACTGTGTATCTGGATCAGGGTGAACCAGTCCAATGTTGCTTTGAAAAACCGGCTTTGCTTTCCAAATCCGTGTAATTTTGATCCAGATTAAACTTTTTGAACAACTGGCCCGAGACAATAGATCAGAGCCTAAGCTGTCATTTTATGATATTTAGATGTGTTACAACAATGTACACCTGGACAATAAGAAACACCAGTCAGTTACATGTTCTAATATTTGGGATCACTTGAGAAACAAAAAGTATCACAGAAGAAGAATGCAGCAATTGATGTCAGTGGGTTGCTGCCAAATTAGTTAGCGCACTGTTCGGGGAGTCGGACATTTTAAGGGCTGTCTTAAATGCACATTCCCTAAGTAAAAAAATCTCACAATGCTTTACACAGATCACAGAGCATCGATCCTTAAACGTTCCCTCATGGACAGAAACATGTGATTAAGCTAACAAATTTATATGCCATAATAACTTCATCAGTGTCCCAATGTGTGTTGAGCCAGAGCCTTTATCAGTAACCCAACCAGTTTCTAGATTCACTACCTAGGGAGCTAGATTGAGACACaacttaaaatgttatttactttaatttattttttgctcagctaaaaaaaaagttgttttacatgtcaataaataaattataggaAATGAAAGTTGCAAGTCTtatctgtattatttttattttttgatctcGACCCCAAATGTCTTTAGTGTGTagcaaaaatgaacagaattggCCTTGTATTCAGAATTGACTTATGTACTTATGTTTGCAGATAAATGTTGATAAAGTAACGCATTTAAGAGGAATTCTATGTGTATTCTAGGCATAATGTGGTCTATTTGTAATGAGTTTGAAACATCTGGGATGTGCCTTTAGCCCTTGTTCTATTTAGCTACCATTTTCcttgtatataaatattattatgtaaACACAACTAAAACAAACCTATAGCCTATGGCCGCGGTATCCAATCTTACCCGGAAAGGgtcggtgtgggtgcaggttttcattccaaccaagcagaagccacaccagagtctattaaaagccaagaacaactgattaaacaggtggaatcaggtgtggcttctgcttggttggaatgaaaacctgcatccACACCAgtcctttccggataagattggacaccgctggccTATGGTTAATAGTGTGGCATATCTTTACCATGAAATGTTCTTCCTTCAGCCTCCAGCTCCACATCACAGCCCACTTTATCTTCCCTCAGCTGCCTGATGCTCTGAAGAGTGACCTTTCTGTGCTTTTCACCAACATTTTTCCTCTGATTCTTCTCTGCatatttccttctctttctttcctcttcttctttgcAGAGCTCCAAAACCCTGGGAACTCCCAGATACAGAGCAGCAGCTTGAATCTGAGCTAAAGAtcttctgttcaaatcagagaTGGCTCCAGTGTAGGCAAACTCCAGCACTGCATTAAGGCCCAAATCAGATACCTCTGGGCCAACACATAAACATATTTCTCTCTCGTTCTGCTCATTCCTCTTCTGGAGCATCTCTAAGATGAGGGAACTTACAGCAGCCAGGACTAAAGAGTGAGCATGGATAGTATGTCCATGCTTAACATTTACAATCAGGTCAGTAAGGACAGAACAACACCTCAGCTCCTCCATCGCTTGGAAGACCTCAGATGAGTAAGTCTCTCTTGTGCACTTCTCTGGTTCTTGTTCATCATCCCACTCCTTTATTGTGTCCCGAATAATCCTCTCATTCTTTACGTCCTCCTTTTCCTTCATCCCCATTCTTCGGTCATTGTAAGCTTTTATCCAAGTTAACTTCTTGCTCTCTCTATCAAACTCTTCCCCTCCTTCCTCCATTACTTTTTTCcttcgctctttctctcttctccacCGCTCTTCCCATTCCATAGGTAGGTAGCCTCTTGTGAACTCCATGCTTCTTGATGAGTCTTTTGAGCGTCAGGGAGCGGTCCGTATTGTTAGTATTCCTCTCTGTTTTCAGCAATCTGTTTAGACAGTGCCACCATGATTAATTCTCAAAGTAAACAACATTCTAATTTTAGATTCTGCATCAGTAGATCGAGTATCCTTAGACCTCGCTGAGTCTTGGCAGTACAGTAGGAGCCAAAAGTCTGAATCCACTGCAAGGTCCCTTTCAGACAAATAATAGAAGATTCTTCAGTAATATTAAACAATGACCAGCAATTGCTAAACTTTCTCTTTCTTGAGTCTTTGACAGCAGCATAAAATATGTACACTGAGGtttttgtttgtggtgttgtgtttttgcaTGTTTCTCTTAAAGAATATACACAGAATTTCTATCTAAATCTGCAAAATACAGGTTGGTGtcacatttaattaatattacaaaCACTTATATCTGAAATTCATATGAAAATGCCAATTACAAACTAAAGGGCAGGTATTACATTAACAGAAGCCCATTTACATCAATTGAAGAACTAATTAATCTTCATCATTTATCAAAAAAGTCTCGTGATAAAAAATGGCTTATTATGtgataaacatttctgttcCTAGCTGCATTTAATACATCCTTTGCAACAACTTTCACACAGTTCTAAGCCtgtgcacttttatttttatttaggtttataGTATAAGGTTTGAACAAGGTTTCTTGTTCtgtttaattgtattaattttgTGGCCACTGAGATTGTATGCATGCGCAAAACTGAGTAAATTAGGTCGTTGATTTTACAGATACTTATGCGTATGTATACTTATGTGTATATTCCCCGATTCATGTGTGTATTGGTGTCACATGAGTAAAGCTTTCATAGAAAGTCATTTGctgtaaaatcacaaaaaactcTGTAACTGTACATATCAAATATACAGAAAAGTGTTTTTGTTGGCAACAATCAGAAAAAAGGTCTTGTAAGGAAATCTCCCAAATCTCCtcttttatatgaatttatttatctttatatcaTTCTGACTATAAACACTGTGATATCATTTTGAAATGTAGTCATATGTTATATTTTCCCATACTTTGTACAGCTTCCCACTTTGTTGTACAGCAAATTAcgatttatttccatttccttttttcccttctaTTAAGAAAAGTAGAATTAGGCGTAAAAAAATTGGGAACATATGGTTCTAGATTTAACCATTTCAAGtgtgttctttattattattattattattattattattattattattattattacatatttaatattatttttcatttaatttaaatttctatatatttacTTTACAATTATTGATTATTACATGTAATTATACTTTTAtccagtttttttgttttctttcttttctttagaaTTCTGATTCTAAATTATTCAGcctaaaactttaaaaaaaaaaaaaaaaaaaaaagtttaatttttttttttgtgttatatcGATTTTTTATACCAGCATCATAAAATAAACTATAAGAtggtctttattttatttataaagttgttttttttttgctcagaatTGAAACCTTATCGAAAAATATCGAAAAGAAGTAGCATACACAGTATTAcataataaaagcacacacatttttaatgaatgaaaagggTGGAGTTTTCGGTAAACATTTTGTCGGTGGCACTACTTACATTCAGATTTACTGCAATGATCAATTATAACCATCGAATCCCAGAGACGCACAAAAAGCAACAGAAGCACATTTGATAGTTAGCGAACATTTAAGAGCTCTTgcagcacttaaaaaaaaaatcagtacaaCAGAAACACTGCATTGTTCACAATACATGTTCAGGAGTATAGCTTAAGGAAAATAGAGGTTTTATGACAGGATCTTAAAGTCTTGAGGGGAAAATGACTGGAGAGCGAGACGGAAAGCATGGAAAGTGCATTGAAACCATGCAATACACCTTCGTGGATTAAGAGTTCACTTACATCTAACAGCCGCGCTGTTCAGTAAAGAAGAAGCACTA
It includes:
- the si:ch211-63p21.8 gene encoding kelch-like protein 33 isoform X2 gives rise to the protein MEFTRGYLPMEWEERWRREKERRKKVMEEGGEEFDRESKKLTWIKAYNDRRMGMKEKEDVKNERIIRDTIKEWDDEQEPEKCTRETYSSEVFQAMEELRCCSVLTDLIVNVKHGHTIHAHSLVLAAVSSLILEMLQKRNEQNEREICLCVGPEVSDLGLNAVLEFAYTGAISDLNRRSLAQIQAAALYLGVPRVLELCKEEEERKRRKYAEKNQRKNVGEKHRKVTLQSIRQLREDKVGCDVELEAEGRTFHAHRVILSASSDYFHAMFCSGMKETHQTSVSLLLIGAPELEALLHCCYSGHLFLDWGCVFELTSTALQFQFQPALSLCLNYLEQQMDVNSCLDVAAFAEAYMLSDLLETAEDFILMHFQEVTATPKFLELPTEKLLDLLRRDALCVQSELAVFRAVVAWIEAEPTQRLCQAQEVMTGVRFPLMTFREFREVRAVNLQMECSGGDDVYLYHTALKEFGFGDSSSVVQHRIRYPKDVLLVVGGDQLNQDEGQRLPSKQMWFANSLRSGTGLVKDMEWKILGEMPEQARFRHGISVLHKKLYVAGGCYYYSKADTMKSAYRYDPLNNSWDRLSDMQEHRSNFSMVVREGSLYAIGGDRDIRTNLDSVEKYSVETDTWRLSTGTMDDEGQRIHLADDCLSLGHSAATLLKPTDTLQAAPSHWLKEAFAGRIIQRSGHFSGFS
- the si:ch211-63p21.8 gene encoding kelch-like protein 33 isoform X1, with product MEFTRGYLPMEWEERWRREKERRKKVMEEGGEEFDRESKKLTWIKAYNDRRMGMKEKEDVKNERIIRDTIKEWDDEQEPEKCTRETYSSEVFQAMEELRCCSVLTDLIVNVKHGHTIHAHSLVLAAVSSLILEMLQKRNEQNEREICLCVGPEVSDLGLNAVLEFAYTGAISDLNRRSLAQIQAAALYLGVPRVLELCKEEEERKRRKYAEKNQRKNVGEKHRKVTLQSIRQLREDKVGCDVELEAEGRTFHAHRVILSASSDYFHAMFCSGMKETHQTSVSLLLIGAPELEALLHCCYSGHLFLDWGCVFELTSTALQFQFQPALSLCLNYLEQQMDVNSCLDVAAFAEAYMLSDLLETAEDFILMHFQEVTATPKFLELPTEKLLDLLRRDALCVQSELAVFRAVVAWIEAEPTQRLCQAQEVMTGVRFPLMTFREFREVRAVNLQMECSGGDDVYLYHTALKEFGFGDSSSVVQHRIRYPKDVLLVVGGDQLNQDEGQRLPSKQMWFANSLRSGTGLVKDMEWKILGEMPEQARFRHGISVLHKKLYVAGGCYYYSKADTMKSAYRYDPLNNSWDRLSDMQEHRSNFSMVVREGSLYAIGGDRDIRTNLDSVEKYSVETDTWSFTHLLDQPLSGHAAVVWGGEIFISGGFNLKYQCLVSMFLYHPEQGTTYLADMVHDRAQHCMESLAQCFYVAGGVCNLREFYTDQLSCESYDPINDTWTAFTPLPLCHVGAASAVLEGKLYVLGGYSQEDYSEARLVHRYDPGTQRWENMGKMAGPVTDIRACLLHLPAHLRRSK